A single Mangrovimonas sp. YM274 DNA region contains:
- a CDS encoding COX15/CtaA family protein, whose translation MANPTKDNRKVIYWLLTGCFLIFIMVIVGGITRLTDSGLSISNYKLITGTIPPIGEAEWQEAFELYQQHPEFKHYNSHFTLDDFKSIYFWEWLHRLIGRVIGLVFFFPFVYFLVTKQLTKSTIKKSIVLMGLGAFQGFLGWYMVKSGLVDMPDVSHFRLAAHLTTAFLTFAATLWVALDLIYPERKPANIKFRNITIVAYIALIVQIIYGAFVAGLKAGLVHNHWPLMNEGKFIHQSAYIVEPFYKNWIENPSGIQFIHRTFAYIVVALIVILWNKARKTALTVQQKQGVNLLVLLVGVQFLLGVLTLLFYVPIWLGVLHQVGAFFLLSTMTFTLHRFTK comes from the coding sequence GTGGCAAACCCAACAAAAGACAACAGAAAAGTCATCTATTGGTTACTCACAGGATGCTTTCTTATTTTTATCATGGTAATTGTTGGTGGCATCACCCGACTTACAGACTCTGGACTTTCAATTTCAAATTATAAATTAATCACTGGAACCATTCCCCCTATTGGCGAAGCAGAATGGCAGGAAGCCTTTGAACTTTACCAACAGCATCCCGAATTTAAACATTACAATTCGCATTTCACTTTAGACGATTTTAAAAGTATTTACTTCTGGGAATGGCTGCACCGCCTGATTGGTAGAGTGATTGGCTTGGTATTTTTCTTCCCGTTTGTGTATTTTTTGGTGACCAAGCAACTCACCAAATCCACGATAAAAAAGAGTATTGTCCTTATGGGACTGGGTGCCTTTCAAGGATTTTTGGGTTGGTACATGGTAAAAAGCGGATTGGTAGATATGCCGGATGTTAGCCATTTTAGATTGGCAGCTCACCTTACAACCGCATTTTTAACTTTTGCAGCCACGCTGTGGGTAGCACTGGATTTAATTTACCCAGAACGCAAACCTGCCAACATTAAATTTAGAAATATCACTATTGTCGCTTACATCGCTTTAATAGTTCAAATAATTTACGGTGCCTTTGTTGCTGGATTAAAAGCAGGTTTAGTACATAACCACTGGCCTTTAATGAATGAAGGCAAATTTATACACCAGTCGGCTTATATTGTAGAACCCTTTTATAAAAACTGGATAGAAAACCCTAGCGGCATACAGTTTATACATCGCACATTTGCCTATATCGTGGTTGCTTTAATTGTGATTCTTTGGAATAAAGCCAGAAAAACGGCACTAACAGTACAACAAAAACAGGGTGTTAATTTACTGGTACTACTGGTTGGAGTCCAGTTTCTACTTGGAGTTTTAACCTTACTATTTTACGTTCCTATCTGGTTGGGCGTGCTACACCAAGTTGGTGCATTTTTCCTATTAAGCACCATGACTTTTACACTTCACAGATTTACCAAATAA
- a CDS encoding ABC transporter ATP-binding protein, with the protein MEPILTINNLTKKFGYLTAVKDLSFTINKGNVYGILGPNGSGKSTTLGIVLNVVNKTSGSFHWFDGNISTHNALKKVGAIIERPNFYPYMTAYQNLKLVCKIKGVPFEKIQEKLEVVGLLDRKDHKFKTYSLGMKQRLAIASALLNDPEILILDEPTNGLDPQGIHQIREIIKSIAANGTTILLASHLLDEVEKVCSHVVVLRKGVKLYAGRVDEMINSYGFFELKASEESKLLMVLENNPAFGKLKTENGLITAFLNEPMEASTFNKFMFEQGITLSHLVKRKESLEEQFLQLTDNK; encoded by the coding sequence TTGGAACCAATCCTTACTATTAACAATCTTACCAAAAAATTTGGCTATCTCACAGCCGTCAAAGATTTAAGTTTTACTATCAACAAAGGCAATGTTTATGGGATTTTAGGCCCTAACGGAAGTGGTAAGTCTACTACTTTGGGGATTGTCCTAAATGTAGTCAATAAAACCTCAGGTAGCTTTCATTGGTTTGATGGCAACATTAGCACCCATAATGCGCTTAAAAAAGTAGGAGCTATTATTGAACGTCCGAATTTCTATCCGTACATGACGGCCTACCAAAACCTTAAATTGGTGTGTAAAATTAAAGGAGTGCCATTTGAAAAAATTCAAGAAAAACTGGAAGTCGTTGGATTACTGGACCGTAAGGACCATAAATTCAAAACCTATTCCTTGGGTATGAAACAACGTTTGGCCATTGCCTCTGCCCTTCTCAACGACCCCGAAATACTCATTTTGGACGAACCTACCAATGGTTTGGACCCCCAGGGTATCCACCAAATAAGAGAGATTATAAAAAGTATTGCTGCTAACGGCACAACTATATTGTTGGCCTCCCACTTATTGGATGAAGTTGAAAAAGTATGCTCCCACGTGGTTGTCCTGAGAAAAGGTGTCAAGCTATATGCCGGCCGTGTGGATGAAATGATTAATAGCTATGGATTCTTTGAGCTAAAAGCTTCGGAAGAAAGCAAACTATTAATGGTTTTAGAAAACAATCCGGCCTTTGGAAAACTGAAAACCGAGAACGGTTTGATTACCGCCTTTCTAAATGAACCTATGGAAGCTTCCACTTTTAATAAATTCATGTTTGAACAAGGTATCACACTTTCGCATTTAGTAAAACGCAAAGAAAGCCTAGAAGAACAATTCTTACAACTTACCGACAACAAATAA
- a CDS encoding ABC transporter permease, giving the protein MLRLLNLELQKLLLNRVSTVLIFISFILPFTVLILSSIKINFFNLFTLELGELGVFNFPIIWHITTFFASQFKFFFAIVVVSMIGNEYSNKTLKQNLIDGLSKKEFILSKFYTIIFFSLLATILIGVAAFCIGMYYSSYKEASIIFRETNFLLAYFVKLVGFFSLCLLFGMLVKRSAFALAFLFVLYILEWIVFGLLVWQTNMELAEKIQNFFPLKSMYKLIDQPFQRIMMTKFPEKMDLAYDYAVHWYEIVIVLGWTAIFVILSYKLLKNRDL; this is encoded by the coding sequence ATGTTACGTCTTTTAAATCTGGAATTACAAAAATTATTATTGAACAGGGTAAGTACAGTACTCATTTTTATATCGTTTATATTACCCTTTACCGTATTGATTTTATCCTCAATAAAAATTAATTTCTTTAACCTCTTTACTTTAGAATTAGGTGAGCTTGGCGTTTTTAACTTCCCTATTATTTGGCATATTACCACGTTTTTTGCATCCCAATTCAAGTTTTTCTTTGCTATTGTAGTAGTTAGCATGATTGGCAACGAATACAGCAACAAAACCCTCAAACAAAACCTGATTGACGGATTGAGCAAAAAAGAGTTCATTCTATCCAAGTTTTATACCATTATATTTTTCTCTTTGCTTGCAACTATTTTAATTGGGGTTGCAGCCTTTTGTATAGGAATGTATTACTCCAGTTACAAAGAAGCGTCCATAATTTTTAGAGAAACCAACTTTTTATTGGCCTACTTTGTAAAATTGGTTGGCTTCTTTAGTTTATGTCTCTTATTTGGAATGCTTGTAAAACGATCCGCTTTCGCCCTGGCTTTTCTATTCGTTCTATATATTCTAGAATGGATTGTGTTTGGTTTATTAGTATGGCAAACCAATATGGAACTAGCCGAAAAGATTCAAAATTTCTTCCCCTTAAAGTCCATGTACAAACTCATCGACCAGCCTTTTCAGCGCATCATGATGACCAAATTTCCAGAAAAAATGGATTTGGCCTATGACTATGCCGTTCACTGGTATGAAATTGTTATTGTTTTAGGGTGGACAGCCATTTTTGTCATTTTATCCTACAAATTATTAAAAAATCGGGATTTATGA
- a CDS encoding T9SS type B sorting domain-containing protein, whose product MNNPKKHIVFSLAAILTFINTFSQEPTDCVNSVTICGNSSLNFNVNGIGTQELSPLNNSCSAQENNSIWLKVTVTTNGTLGFTLTPNSSNISEDYDFFVFGPNVPCNNLGQAIRCSTTNPAQANLSSNLTGMNGSETETSEGPGPSGNSFVKWLDVNAGETYYIAIDRPLGMSPFSLEWTGTAEFSEPPVNQVTSGTALNLETCDTLSPFEDGLSSFDLEVNSAPVIGGQTNMTVTYYENESDANLATNEIVGPYTNTSNPQTIYFRITDNATECYTLGEFNLNVNLGPAFNQPNNLELCDTQDDGDPMNGLTVFDLEMLTADITNGFSDQNLNISYHETISDAEIGANALPQQFYNTTPNTQELFIRIEDPFNPDCRAITTSTLIVNPSPIANQTTLIQCDEDGIPEGFTTFNLTEIETEITEGAINSTVAFYLSQEDALADIPINANEFQNFQNPQIIFVTVTDSQTGCTSSTTLTLEASTTGANNAILEACDDDGSEDGFYTFTLSEASDTVLSNLPDNLDMAYYETYEAALLETNPLPDSYTNTTPNTQTIFARVENSNACYGISEVELKVHHLPNIETEAEAYYCVNLSPETLTLTGGVIDDIPNNYYYNWSTGETTTTIEVDTPGTYTVRVTNTLGCYKDRTITVLPSNAATIESIEVVDASENNLITVFVSGDGAYEYALDAIDGPYQDSPTFTNVEAGLYTVYVRSKHDCGITEKMVSVIGFPKFFTPNGDGHNDFWQVKGLSQQMQFNSTIYIFNQYGKIIKELSPRSAGWDGTLNGKPLPSSDYWFSVTLGDGRNFTSHFALKR is encoded by the coding sequence ATGAACAACCCCAAAAAACACATTGTGTTTAGCCTAGCCGCAATTCTAACTTTTATAAATACTTTTTCCCAAGAACCTACAGACTGCGTCAATTCGGTTACTATTTGTGGGAATTCCAGTTTAAACTTCAATGTAAACGGAATTGGTACTCAAGAATTAAGTCCTTTAAACAATAGCTGTAGTGCTCAAGAAAACAACAGTATTTGGCTAAAAGTTACTGTGACAACCAATGGAACCCTAGGGTTTACTTTAACTCCAAACAGTTCCAATATTTCTGAGGATTATGATTTTTTTGTCTTTGGCCCCAACGTACCATGTAACAATTTGGGACAAGCTATAAGGTGTTCAACCACCAACCCTGCACAAGCCAATTTAAGCAGTAACTTAACGGGGATGAATGGCTCTGAAACCGAGACTTCCGAAGGCCCTGGACCTAGCGGTAACAGTTTTGTGAAATGGCTTGATGTTAATGCAGGAGAGACCTATTATATTGCTATTGACCGTCCCTTGGGCATGAGCCCTTTTAGTCTTGAGTGGACTGGTACCGCCGAATTTTCTGAACCTCCTGTTAACCAAGTAACCTCTGGCACGGCATTAAACCTGGAAACCTGTGATACCCTTTCTCCTTTTGAAGATGGACTTTCCTCATTTGATCTAGAAGTCAATTCGGCTCCTGTTATTGGAGGACAAACCAATATGACGGTTACCTATTATGAAAATGAAAGCGATGCCAACCTTGCTACAAATGAAATTGTTGGCCCCTACACCAATACATCCAACCCCCAAACTATTTATTTTAGGATTACCGACAATGCCACTGAGTGTTATACTTTGGGAGAATTTAATTTAAATGTAAATCTTGGTCCCGCCTTCAATCAACCCAACAATTTGGAACTTTGTGACACACAAGATGATGGAGACCCCATGAACGGCCTTACTGTTTTTGACTTAGAAATGCTTACAGCTGACATTACAAATGGTTTTAGCGATCAAAATTTAAACATTTCTTATCATGAAACCATTTCTGATGCAGAAATAGGAGCAAATGCTTTACCTCAACAATTCTATAACACCACCCCAAATACACAAGAACTTTTTATTAGAATAGAAGATCCCTTTAATCCAGATTGCAGAGCAATTACTACCAGTACCCTAATTGTAAACCCATCACCCATAGCCAACCAGACCACGCTTATACAATGTGATGAAGACGGCATTCCTGAAGGCTTTACAACTTTTAACCTAACAGAAATCGAAACTGAAATAACAGAAGGCGCTATAAATTCAACTGTTGCCTTTTACCTTTCTCAAGAAGATGCTTTGGCAGATATACCTATTAATGCAAATGAATTTCAAAACTTTCAAAATCCTCAAATTATTTTTGTTACGGTTACAGATAGCCAAACAGGCTGTACCAGTAGTACAACCCTAACCTTGGAAGCCAGTACTACCGGAGCTAACAATGCTATTCTGGAAGCTTGTGACGATGACGGTTCTGAAGACGGATTCTATACCTTTACTCTTAGTGAGGCCTCTGATACTGTTTTAAGCAATTTGCCAGATAATTTGGATATGGCATATTACGAAACCTACGAAGCGGCTCTTTTAGAAACCAACCCATTACCAGACTCCTACACCAATACAACTCCCAACACTCAAACCATATTTGCTAGAGTAGAAAACAGTAATGCCTGTTACGGAATTTCTGAAGTAGAACTGAAAGTCCATCATCTACCAAATATTGAAACTGAGGCTGAGGCCTATTATTGTGTCAACCTATCACCAGAAACACTTACTTTAACAGGAGGTGTTATTGACGACATTCCCAACAATTATTATTACAATTGGTCAACAGGTGAAACCACCACTACCATTGAAGTAGATACCCCAGGAACCTATACGGTAAGAGTTACCAACACACTTGGGTGTTACAAAGACAGGACCATTACCGTTCTCCCTTCCAATGCTGCCACCATAGAATCGATTGAAGTGGTCGATGCCTCCGAAAACAATCTCATTACCGTTTTTGTTAGTGGAGATGGAGCCTATGAATATGCTTTAGATGCTATTGACGGCCCCTACCAAGATAGCCCTACGTTCACAAATGTAGAAGCCGGGTTGTATACGGTTTATGTAAGATCAAAACATGATTGTGGAATAACAGAAAAAATGGTATCTGTAATAGGTTTTCCAAAATTCTTCACACCAAATGGCGATGGCCATAACGACTTTTGGCAAGTCAAAGGCTTAAGTCAACAGATGCAATTCAACAGTACTATTTATATCTTCAATCAATACGGCAAAATTATAAAAGAACTAAGCCCTAGAAGCGCTGGGTGGGATGGCACCTTAAATGGAAAACCATTACCATCGAGTGATTATTGGTTTTCAGTAACTTTGGGAGACGGCCGAAACTTTACAAGTCATTTTGCTCTAAAACGATAA
- a CDS encoding T9SS type B sorting domain-containing protein codes for MKYKLIFPILSLFCIVNVFSQNEASNWYFGQNAGLHFNGVTGTVTPLTDGQLNTLEGCTSISDPDGNLLFYSDGRTVWNAAHQPMANANELLGTGLKGDDSSTSSGLIVPKPEDPNSYYIFTVDEPHHFNSSAFPNNQDGDGVNDGLMYSLVDMSLNSGLGDVDPFEKNVQLITYDTTDPDEVDFKCSEKITAVKADDCSSFWVITHFTDSFYAFKVDINGVNTTPVVSVVGPEVPVSGYRRNGLGYLKASPDGSKLAAAHHGFATELAGESGGGIYLFDFNNDTGEVSNSQELYSPINNNSPYGLEFSAQNKKLYATISQGIDGAGTSQVVQWNLEANNIPNSQTVIHSSNQMASGALQLGIDKKIYRAQVNFSNISGSGQYLGIIHNPEATGSAANYDETGIFLDINGGFQNISRIGLPPFIQSLFNTEIDIIQNGISTTQLLLCEGDSYTLTAEDVSGATYNWTKDDQPLSESTYQLFVDTPGFYEVYIDPNNGECPIVGDAIVSYHAIPEAHQPENIIACDLSTTSTFDFTTQDATVLDDQNPNNVSVHYFTSIEDAEDNTNEIEFPFNNTVNPQEIFVRVQNSANPNCYDTTSFFVEVYIAPIINALEDITICDEDFDSNPLDGISTINLSNLYTDIYGNQDQSLYNISFHTSQENADSNSSPLPNNFTNSIAFEQEIFVRIENNFIPECYNTESFLLTVNPAPEANETTLLQCDEDGIPEGFTVFNLIEAEETITGGASNRKVEYYISEEEATSEATPIEPNEFHNYHNPQTLYVLVTNLTTGCINTTTLTLEASTTSANNTILENCDDDGIEDGFYTFTLTDASDAVLNALPPDLDLDYYETYEDALLEINPLASSFTNTIPYNQTIYARVEDSNACYGISEIQLSVLKLPNIETQGEAYYCTNLFPETLTLTGGVIDDLPNNYYFNWSTGETTTTIEVDSPGTYTVRVTNTLGCFKDRTITVYPSNNATIESVEVIDASENNIITVFVSGDGDYEYALDNIDGPYQDSPTFTNVQAGLHTVYVRDKNGCGVTEKLVSVIGFPKFFTPNGDGYNDFWQVWGISDQFQPNSTIYIFDRYGKLIKELDPLGPGWDGTLNGKRLPASDYWFSVTLTDGRTFTSHFALKR; via the coding sequence ATGAAATATAAATTAATTTTTCCAATACTTTCCCTCTTTTGTATTGTCAATGTGTTTTCGCAAAACGAAGCCTCCAATTGGTATTTTGGCCAAAATGCTGGACTGCACTTTAATGGAGTTACCGGAACTGTAACCCCTTTAACCGATGGACAGCTCAATACACTGGAAGGATGCACTTCAATTTCAGACCCTGATGGCAATCTACTATTTTATTCTGATGGTCGAACGGTTTGGAATGCTGCACATCAGCCCATGGCCAACGCTAATGAGCTTTTAGGAACCGGACTTAAAGGCGATGACTCCAGTACTTCGTCTGGATTGATTGTCCCTAAACCAGAAGATCCAAATTCCTATTATATTTTCACCGTCGATGAACCCCATCATTTCAACTCTTCTGCATTTCCCAACAACCAAGATGGGGATGGTGTAAATGACGGTTTGATGTATTCTTTAGTAGACATGTCCCTTAATAGTGGGTTGGGAGATGTGGATCCTTTTGAGAAAAACGTACAATTGATTACCTACGATACCACTGATCCGGATGAAGTGGATTTTAAATGTTCAGAAAAAATAACCGCGGTAAAAGCCGATGACTGTTCTTCCTTTTGGGTAATTACGCATTTTACAGATAGCTTTTATGCTTTTAAGGTTGATATCAATGGTGTCAACACTACACCTGTTGTTTCTGTTGTGGGGCCAGAAGTTCCTGTGTCCGGTTATCGCAGAAACGGATTAGGCTATCTCAAAGCATCTCCTGACGGCTCTAAGTTAGCTGCTGCTCACCATGGTTTTGCTACCGAATTGGCAGGAGAGTCTGGTGGAGGTATTTATTTGTTTGATTTCAATAACGACACCGGAGAAGTCTCGAACTCACAGGAGCTCTACTCCCCTATCAACAACAATAGCCCATACGGTCTGGAATTTTCTGCTCAAAACAAAAAACTATATGCCACCATAAGCCAAGGAATCGATGGTGCTGGCACGAGTCAAGTGGTGCAATGGAATTTAGAAGCCAACAATATTCCTAATTCACAAACCGTAATTCATAGCTCAAACCAAATGGCTTCAGGGGCTTTGCAATTGGGAATTGACAAAAAGATTTACCGGGCACAAGTCAACTTTTCAAACATTTCAGGTTCTGGGCAGTATTTAGGCATTATCCATAATCCCGAGGCTACCGGTAGTGCTGCCAATTATGATGAAACAGGTATCTTTTTAGATATCAATGGTGGGTTTCAAAATATTAGTAGGATAGGCCTGCCCCCGTTTATTCAATCTTTGTTCAATACCGAAATTGATATCATTCAAAACGGGATTAGTACCACTCAACTGCTACTTTGCGAAGGCGATTCGTATACCTTAACCGCCGAGGATGTCTCGGGTGCCACATATAATTGGACCAAAGACGACCAACCATTATCTGAAAGTACTTATCAATTATTCGTGGATACTCCCGGGTTTTATGAAGTGTACATAGATCCAAACAATGGTGAATGCCCTATAGTAGGTGATGCCATCGTAAGTTATCATGCCATACCAGAAGCCCACCAACCAGAAAATATTATTGCCTGCGACCTTTCCACAACATCAACTTTTGATTTTACAACCCAAGACGCCACAGTTTTGGATGATCAAAACCCGAACAATGTTAGCGTGCATTACTTTACGTCGATAGAGGATGCCGAAGACAATACCAATGAAATTGAATTTCCCTTTAACAATACAGTAAATCCTCAGGAAATTTTTGTGCGAGTACAAAATTCAGCAAATCCAAATTGTTACGATACCACATCGTTTTTTGTTGAAGTATATATTGCCCCCATTATTAATGCTTTAGAAGACATAACAATATGTGATGAGGATTTCGATAGCAATCCTTTAGATGGCATTAGCACTATCAACTTGAGTAATCTCTATACCGACATCTATGGTAATCAAGATCAGTCGCTATACAATATTTCTTTTCACACTTCTCAAGAAAATGCAGATTCCAATTCATCTCCTTTACCTAACAACTTTACAAATTCAATAGCTTTTGAGCAGGAGATTTTTGTTAGAATAGAAAACAATTTTATTCCAGAATGTTATAATACCGAATCTTTTTTGTTGACAGTAAACCCCGCTCCAGAAGCCAATGAAACTACTCTATTACAATGTGATGAAGATGGTATTCCTGAAGGCTTTACAGTTTTTAACCTTATAGAGGCCGAGGAAACCATTACAGGTGGGGCAAGCAATAGAAAAGTTGAATATTACATTTCTGAGGAAGAGGCTACTTCTGAAGCTACACCAATTGAACCAAACGAATTTCATAACTACCATAACCCACAAACGCTTTACGTGTTGGTTACCAATTTAACTACAGGTTGCATCAATACCACAACCTTAACTTTGGAAGCTAGTACAACCTCAGCCAACAACACAATCTTGGAAAACTGTGACGATGACGGTATTGAAGATGGATTTTACACGTTTACTTTGACTGATGCCTCGGATGCTGTTCTAAATGCATTACCTCCAGATTTGGACCTAGACTATTATGAAACCTATGAAGACGCACTTCTGGAGATAAATCCTTTGGCTAGTTCTTTTACAAATACAATTCCATACAATCAAACCATATATGCCCGCGTAGAAGACAGCAATGCCTGTTATGGAATTTCAGAAATCCAGTTAAGCGTTTTAAAACTTCCAAATATAGAAACACAAGGTGAGGCCTATTATTGTACCAACTTATTTCCTGAAACGCTTACTTTAACAGGTGGTGTCATCGACGATTTACCAAACAATTATTATTTTAATTGGTCTACAGGAGAAACTACCACAACCATAGAAGTTGATTCCCCTGGAACGTATACCGTGAGAGTTACCAATACCCTGGGATGCTTTAAGGACCGTACCATTACGGTGTACCCTTCTAATAATGCCACCATAGAATCTGTGGAAGTCATAGATGCCTCAGAAAATAATATAATTACAGTATTTGTTAGTGGTGACGGAGACTATGAATATGCTTTAGACAACATTGACGGACCATATCAGGACAGCCCAACTTTTACTAATGTTCAAGCTGGATTGCACACCGTTTATGTTAGAGATAAAAATGGTTGTGGTGTCACCGAAAAATTAGTATCCGTAATAGGATTTCCAAAATTCTTTACCCCTAATGGCGACGGTTATAATGACTTTTGGCAGGTGTGGGGGATTAGCGACCAATTCCAACCTAATAGTACTATTTACATTTTTGATCGATACGGCAAACTAATCAAAGAATTAGATCCTTTGGGACCGGGTTGGGATGGCACCTTAAACGGCAAGCGACTTCCTGCAAGTGATTATTGGTTCTCCGTAACATTGACCGATGGCAGAACCTTTACAAGTCATTTTGCCCTAAAACGATAA